In Labilibaculum sp. DW002, one DNA window encodes the following:
- a CDS encoding sodium:solute symporter family transporter: MSPVTILLVVVGYFALLLSISYFTSRKADNKAFFLGNKQSPWYVVAFGMIGASLSGVTFISVPGWVRSTEFSYMQMVLGYMLGYIVVANILLPLYYRLNLTSIYTYLNDRFGSTSYKTGASFFLLSRTIGASFRLFLMANVLQITVFDAWGIPFALTVLITILLIWLYTFKGGIKTIIWTDSLQTLFMLLAVGVSIYLIMDKLNLDIAGLSETIGKSEYSRIFEFGDWKSKQNFLSSFLLVLLLRL, from the coding sequence GTGTCACCAGTTACCATACTACTTGTAGTTGTTGGCTACTTTGCACTCTTGCTAAGCATTTCTTATTTTACCAGTCGAAAGGCAGACAATAAAGCCTTTTTCCTTGGTAATAAACAGTCACCTTGGTATGTGGTGGCATTTGGTATGATTGGAGCATCTTTATCGGGTGTTACATTTATTTCGGTACCGGGGTGGGTCAGATCTACTGAGTTTTCGTATATGCAAATGGTATTGGGATATATGCTAGGTTATATTGTAGTTGCAAATATTTTATTGCCTTTATACTACCGCTTGAATCTGACATCAATTTATACCTATCTGAATGATAGGTTTGGTTCGACATCCTATAAAACAGGAGCTTCATTCTTTTTGTTGTCGAGAACTATTGGAGCTTCGTTCCGATTATTTTTGATGGCAAATGTGCTCCAGATTACTGTTTTTGATGCATGGGGTATACCTTTTGCATTAACTGTTTTAATTACAATTCTGTTGATATGGCTTTATACCTTTAAAGGTGGGATTAAGACGATTATTTGGACTGATAGCCTCCAAACTTTGTTTATGCTTTTAGCTGTAGGAGTGAGTATTTACCTGATTATGGACAAGCTGAATTTGGATATTGCAGGTTTATCTGAAACAATAGGGAAGAGTGAGTATTCTCGAATATTTGAATTTGGAGATTGGAAAAGCAAGCAGAATTTCTTAAGCAGTTTTTTACTGGTGCTTTTATTACGATTGTAA
- the recR gene encoding recombination mediator RecR, whose protein sequence is MSYTNFPSKLLENAVNEFSKLPGIGRKTALRLVLHLLNQPKEDVHLFGSSIIQLRDEIKHCTSCYNISDTSMCDICASPKRDKTTICVVESIRDVMSIERTQQYNGIYHVLGGIISPMDGIGPSDLRIQPLIEKADKEDLTEIILALSTTMEGDTTNFYLYKKLKPHQVSVTTIARGVSIGDELEYTDEITLGRSLLNRMPFNQNNQY, encoded by the coding sequence ATGAGCTATACCAATTTCCCATCTAAACTTCTTGAAAATGCTGTTAATGAATTTTCTAAACTTCCAGGCATTGGAAGAAAGACAGCACTGCGCTTGGTTTTGCATCTGCTAAATCAACCAAAAGAAGATGTGCATCTTTTTGGCTCTTCCATCATTCAATTGCGCGATGAAATTAAGCATTGCACCTCTTGTTACAACATTTCCGACACATCCATGTGCGATATTTGTGCCAGTCCTAAAAGAGACAAGACAACTATTTGCGTTGTTGAAAGCATTCGTGATGTCATGTCGATTGAACGCACACAACAATACAATGGTATTTATCATGTTTTAGGTGGTATCATTTCTCCAATGGATGGAATTGGACCAAGCGATCTGCGTATTCAACCCCTAATAGAAAAGGCTGATAAAGAAGATTTAACCGAGATTATTCTGGCCTTAAGCACAACAATGGAAGGTGATACAACAAATTTCTACTTGTACAAAAAACTTAAACCACATCAGGTTTCTGTAACCACTATTGCCCGAGGGGTTTCCATTGGTGATGAACTCGAATATACCGATGAAATTACGCTTGGACGATCTCTTCTAAACAGAATGCCATTTAATCAAAACAATCAATATTAA
- a CDS encoding FKBP-type peptidyl-prolyl cis-trans isomerase codes for MKYSLLALVFAFMVSCSSSDSEKDYRVENDEEIAAYVAANGLVATKTASGLYYVIEEEGTGAAITYTSDVAVTYKGYYTSGVVFDNTEDNLASFNLQGVIPGWTEGLTYFKEGGKGMLLVPAHLGYGNKDFNGVPGGSVLIFEITVFSEEMIAERNEEEILTYLEIENLTATRSDSGLYYIIDEEGTGEFPTETSNVTVSYKGYFLDGTDFDESGVSGVDFDLDGVIAGWKEGITYFKPGGEGKLIIPAHLAYGSYYYNGIPGGSVLVFDVKLISINE; via the coding sequence ATGAAGTATAGCTTATTAGCCTTAGTGTTTGCCTTTATGGTATCGTGTTCGAGTTCGGATAGCGAAAAAGATTACAGAGTAGAAAATGATGAAGAGATTGCAGCTTATGTAGCGGCAAATGGCTTAGTTGCAACTAAAACTGCATCGGGCTTGTATTATGTAATTGAAGAAGAAGGAACTGGAGCTGCGATAACATATACATCTGATGTTGCTGTTACTTACAAAGGATATTACACAAGCGGAGTAGTTTTTGACAATACTGAAGATAATTTAGCTTCCTTTAATTTGCAAGGAGTTATTCCAGGGTGGACAGAAGGCTTGACTTATTTTAAAGAAGGTGGAAAAGGAATGTTGTTAGTTCCAGCTCATTTAGGATATGGTAATAAGGATTTCAATGGCGTTCCTGGTGGTTCGGTACTAATTTTCGAAATTACTGTGTTTTCTGAGGAGATGATTGCGGAAAGAAATGAAGAAGAAATTCTAACTTATTTGGAAATTGAGAATTTAACAGCAACAAGATCAGATTCTGGTTTGTATTACATTATCGATGAAGAAGGAACTGGAGAATTTCCAACAGAAACATCTAATGTTACTGTTTCTTATAAAGGTTATTTTCTTGATGGAACAGATTTCGATGAAAGTGGTGTAAGTGGAGTTGATTTTGATTTAGATGGTGTAATTGCAGGATGGAAAGAAGGAATCACTTATTTTAAACCAGGTGGCGAAGGAAAATTAATCATACCAGCGCATTTGGCTTATGGTAGCTACTACTACAATGGTATTCCAGGAGGTTCAGTTCTTGTTTTCGATGTAAAGCTGATTTCAATTAACGAATAG
- a CDS encoding GDSL-type esterase/lipase family protein: protein MKSNLILLVLLSIIFISCESEIKVACVGDSITNGGGKNQSSFYPSQLDNLLGEGYQVLNCGESGATMQSDGNKPYWNQKDLHNVFVYAPDIVVIMLGTNDSKTNNWNASSYERNYQLMIDTLNTLASKPQIYLCSPPPAYSSAWSISDSTIRYDVIPIVEGIAKRNNLQIIDVYNGMNQMSDLFPDGIHPNEKGINIMAEIVAKSIDK, encoded by the coding sequence ATGAAATCTAATTTAATTCTTCTTGTATTGCTTTCTATAATTTTTATTTCTTGCGAAAGCGAAATAAAAGTAGCTTGTGTTGGCGACAGTATCACCAACGGCGGCGGAAAGAATCAATCATCGTTTTATCCATCTCAATTGGATAATTTATTAGGTGAAGGTTATCAGGTGTTGAACTGTGGGGAAAGTGGAGCCACCATGCAAAGCGATGGAAATAAACCTTATTGGAATCAAAAAGATTTGCACAATGTGTTTGTGTATGCACCAGATATTGTAGTAATCATGCTCGGTACAAACGATTCTAAAACTAATAATTGGAATGCTTCCAGTTATGAACGCAATTACCAATTAATGATTGATACATTAAATACTCTGGCTTCCAAACCACAAATTTACCTTTGTTCTCCACCTCCTGCCTACAGCTCTGCTTGGAGTATTAGCGATTCAACAATTCGTTATGATGTTATTCCAATAGTTGAAGGAATTGCAAAAAGGAATAATCTTCAAATAATTGATGTTTATAATGGAATGAACCAAATGTCTGATTTATTCCCTGATGGAATCCACCCAAACGAAAAGGGGATTAACATTATGGCCGAAATTGTTGCAAAAAGCATTGATAAATAA
- a CDS encoding tetratricopeptide repeat-containing sensor histidine kinase produces MHKNTYIKIWPLLILFHLLLLSTDVYSQNSAITSTDSLRTLLATKTGTAKIAIQLDLARQVKYKNVDEAKKLAHSALHNATKAKDNNLIMRAYLALGDIYLSIDNSQSVAYFESALLLEEATEYSWYKGEILYKIGVNKYRLGENIVALESFNAAIQACRQSKNFKTMGASYSMMGSTFRMNGLYDRAIEYIIKAKLNYTKANFIEGSAWSAFLLGQIYFNLKVPEIALDYTQEALAIYLKQAALDGNQNGVAMCYEQIALLYLELGNFEEARKNIAYTLKIHTNASSSLGISNVHKNLGKIEYAMGNYKLAEKHLNQAVQLQEAGNYRRSLPSTYEYLGLTLFKRGRVEKGFETIYRGLELAISNNQKKIELEIYSRLGEAYLAVKDYKNAIRCKNKQIEIQSLILSGNAFIKTEQLQTIYEIDEKNQQIAGLEKQNKINALNIKQQKTTRNGMILVIILILLIATIIYYFYYKLRQKNSELHEINAAKDKFFAIIGHDLRGPTGTLAALLEHLNSSFDNFSMDELKKLLSILHKSAVNVSKLLENLLIWAQSQVGKIEYTPTVLVLDDVFHHELKNLKQSADNKQIDIRLELNKPISVLADLNMLQTIVRNIISNAIKFTQRDGTILVKSEIKNKDTALVQIIDNGVGIKKENLLKIFEISNTFHTKGTEDEQSTGLGLILVKDFIEKNKGILSIESEFGEGTTVSFTLPINNTNFISK; encoded by the coding sequence ATGCATAAAAATACCTATATTAAAATTTGGCCATTACTTATCTTATTCCATTTACTGCTCCTTTCAACAGATGTTTACAGTCAGAACAGTGCAATTACAAGCACCGACAGCTTGCGCACTTTATTGGCTACTAAAACGGGAACAGCTAAAATTGCCATTCAACTCGACCTGGCCCGTCAGGTTAAATATAAAAACGTTGACGAAGCAAAAAAACTAGCTCATTCGGCATTACACAACGCTACTAAAGCCAAGGACAACAACCTGATAATGCGCGCTTATTTAGCCCTTGGAGATATCTATCTAAGTATAGACAATTCGCAGTCGGTTGCCTATTTTGAAAGTGCATTATTGCTGGAGGAAGCGACTGAATATTCTTGGTACAAAGGAGAAATACTGTACAAAATTGGCGTGAATAAATACAGATTGGGTGAAAATATTGTAGCTCTTGAGTCGTTTAATGCGGCTATCCAAGCCTGCCGGCAGTCGAAAAATTTCAAGACAATGGGTGCTTCGTACTCTATGATGGGCTCTACTTTTAGAATGAACGGGCTGTACGATCGTGCTATTGAGTACATCATAAAAGCAAAACTAAATTATACAAAAGCAAATTTTATTGAAGGGAGTGCATGGTCGGCCTTTTTGCTGGGGCAGATATACTTTAACTTAAAAGTTCCAGAGATTGCGCTCGATTATACGCAGGAAGCTCTTGCTATTTACCTGAAACAGGCAGCTCTCGATGGCAACCAGAATGGCGTAGCCATGTGTTACGAGCAGATCGCCTTACTTTATTTAGAATTGGGCAATTTCGAAGAAGCCCGTAAAAACATTGCTTACACGCTAAAAATACACACAAACGCTTCCTCTTCCCTAGGCATATCGAATGTGCATAAAAATCTGGGTAAAATAGAATATGCCATGGGTAATTATAAACTGGCAGAAAAGCATTTAAACCAAGCCGTACAGCTGCAAGAAGCAGGAAACTACCGACGAAGTCTCCCCAGCACTTATGAATACTTGGGTTTAACCCTCTTTAAAAGAGGCCGTGTAGAGAAAGGGTTCGAAACCATTTACCGAGGGCTAGAACTAGCCATATCAAACAACCAGAAAAAAATTGAGTTAGAAATTTATTCAAGATTGGGCGAGGCGTATTTAGCAGTAAAAGATTATAAAAATGCCATTCGTTGTAAAAACAAACAAATCGAGATTCAGAGTTTAATTCTTTCGGGTAATGCTTTTATAAAAACAGAACAGCTGCAAACAATTTACGAAATTGATGAAAAAAACCAGCAGATAGCAGGACTCGAAAAGCAGAATAAAATTAATGCCTTAAATATTAAACAGCAAAAGACCACTCGCAATGGGATGATTTTAGTGATTATTCTGATCCTTTTAATTGCAACAATCATTTACTATTTTTACTATAAACTGCGCCAGAAAAACTCCGAATTACACGAAATAAATGCAGCCAAAGATAAATTTTTTGCAATTATTGGACACGATTTACGCGGTCCTACAGGAACCCTTGCCGCTCTGCTAGAACATCTTAATTCCAGCTTCGATAATTTTAGCATGGATGAACTTAAAAAATTGTTATCTATTTTGCATAAATCGGCAGTAAATGTAAGTAAGCTTCTCGAAAACCTGCTTATATGGGCACAGTCGCAAGTGGGTAAAATAGAATACACACCAACAGTGCTAGTGCTTGACGATGTTTTTCATCATGAACTAAAGAACCTAAAACAATCGGCCGACAATAAACAAATCGACATCAGGCTAGAATTAAACAAGCCAATTTCGGTACTTGCCGACTTAAACATGCTACAAACCATTGTACGTAACATTATTAGCAATGCCATTAAGTTTACACAGCGCGATGGTACCATCCTTGTAAAATCGGAGATCAAAAACAAGGATACAGCTCTCGTTCAAATTATTGATAATGGGGTGGGCATAAAAAAAGAAAACCTCTTAAAAATATTTGAAATAAGCAATACATTTCACACCAAGGGAACCGAAGACGAGCAAAGTACGGGGCTGGGCTTAATTCTTGTAAAAGATTTTATTGAAAAAAACAAAGGGATTTTATCAATTGAAAGCGAATTTGGCGAAGGAACAACTGTTTCGTTTACCCTTCCCATAAACAATACCAATTTCATTTCTAAATAA
- a CDS encoding DUF6261 family protein — MEKTVLRDSNSNETETLANGLIKELNKVDLSGDVMISKVLADLTSENSVLTQGIEKTNGDVLRENLHEENETADADFVCLKQFVKANIYLPNAKQAQDAEDVWELISSHNLELHNLSYEKQISLSNSLLSNLASDKFKAKVKRLVGVSDRVQKLAKSSESLKTAYDKVIELESKKLSIIPPSTQKHEVRKIINENLIPYLQTSSKVFPETYEPLYKMACEAIGKLNMKVRTRKTRKANELEESVAD, encoded by the coding sequence ATGGAAAAAACGGTATTGCGCGATAGCAACAGCAACGAAACAGAGACATTAGCCAACGGCCTTATAAAAGAACTTAACAAAGTTGATTTATCGGGCGATGTAATGATTAGCAAAGTACTTGCTGATTTAACAAGTGAAAATAGCGTACTAACTCAAGGGATTGAAAAAACAAATGGCGATGTATTAAGGGAAAATCTGCATGAGGAAAACGAAACTGCCGATGCTGATTTTGTATGCTTAAAGCAGTTTGTAAAAGCAAATATTTATTTGCCAAATGCCAAACAAGCGCAAGATGCCGAAGATGTTTGGGAGTTAATCAGTTCTCACAATTTAGAGCTTCATAATTTAAGCTACGAAAAGCAAATTTCATTGAGCAATTCGTTACTAAGCAATTTGGCTAGCGATAAATTTAAAGCGAAAGTGAAACGACTAGTTGGCGTATCGGATCGAGTGCAGAAACTCGCAAAATCGAGCGAATCGCTAAAAACGGCTTACGATAAGGTAATCGAATTGGAATCTAAAAAGCTTAGCATTATTCCTCCATCGACCCAAAAACATGAGGTTCGTAAAATTATAAATGAAAACCTGATTCCTTACCTGCAAACCTCATCGAAGGTATTCCCTGAAACATACGAACCGCTATATAAAATGGCCTGCGAAGCTATTGGCAAATTGAACATGAAAGTTCGCACACGCAAAACTCGCAAGGCTAATGAACTTGAAGAATCCGTAGCAGATTAA
- a CDS encoding FRG domain-containing protein — protein MSTINSISEYLEIINNLDDDFIFRGQTSDWELVPKIGRNSVNELGYEDWETLEDDLLDKFIREVSLLLDKEPERKIDWLILGQHYGLPTRLLDWTSNPLKALFFACTDRFDDNGILYLLSPNGFNEDSLDGKFNFYEKGFNVFYPKLNNERIALQEGCFIIYPLPKNTSELVEINKQNFPNDIDDMKKLTVPSIYKRKLLKELNVLGINHKTMFSGVEGICRKICYEMDYPC, from the coding sequence ATGAGTACTATTAATAGCATATCAGAATATCTTGAAATAATAAATAACCTTGATGATGATTTTATCTTTCGAGGGCAAACATCCGATTGGGAATTAGTACCTAAGATTGGTAGGAATTCTGTTAACGAATTAGGATATGAAGATTGGGAAACTCTTGAAGATGATTTATTGGATAAGTTTATTAGAGAAGTTTCTCTCCTTCTTGATAAAGAACCTGAAAGAAAGATTGACTGGCTTATACTTGGACAACATTATGGATTACCAACAAGATTGCTTGATTGGACTTCAAACCCTCTAAAAGCTCTCTTTTTTGCATGCACTGATAGGTTTGACGATAATGGAATCCTCTATCTCTTGAGTCCCAATGGTTTTAATGAAGATTCCTTAGATGGTAAATTCAATTTTTACGAAAAAGGATTTAATGTTTTTTATCCCAAATTAAACAATGAACGAATCGCATTACAAGAAGGCTGTTTCATAATCTACCCATTACCTAAAAACACATCAGAATTGGTCGAAATAAACAAGCAAAACTTCCCCAATGATATTGATGATATGAAAAAACTCACCGTTCCATCAATCTACAAACGAAAATTATTGAAAGAGTTAAATGTTTTGGGAATTAATCATAAAACAATGTTTTCTGGTGTTGAAGGAATTTGCAGGAAAATTTGTTACGAAATGGATTACCCCTGTTAG
- a CDS encoding ChaN family lipoprotein, whose amino-acid sequence MKKILFLAIICLAFINGNPAYRIFKENGKPIRYQKMIKQISNADIVLFGELHNNPIAHWLELQVTKDLHEQRGENLVLGAEMFEVDNQEFLSAYLEGEISEEAFMDSTRLWKNYNTDYKPLVEFAKKNQLHFVASNIPRRYASQVFKGGFEVLDKLSDEEKAWITPLPVAYDPELPGYKSMKKMGMHMSADKLENFPKAQAIKDATMAHVILSNLKSGQQFLHYNGAYHSNNYEGIVWYLKQANPNLKIATIYTATANQVRKMDKDLKGKNNYVIVVREDMTKTY is encoded by the coding sequence ATGAAAAAAATCTTATTTCTAGCCATAATCTGCCTAGCCTTTATCAATGGTAATCCAGCCTATCGAATTTTTAAAGAGAATGGTAAGCCTATTCGTTATCAGAAAATGATAAAGCAAATAAGCAATGCAGATATTGTGCTGTTTGGAGAGCTGCATAACAATCCTATCGCGCATTGGTTGGAGTTACAAGTCACCAAAGACCTGCATGAACAAAGGGGTGAGAATTTGGTGTTAGGAGCGGAGATGTTTGAGGTGGATAATCAAGAATTTTTGAGCGCTTATTTGGAAGGAGAGATATCGGAAGAAGCATTTATGGATTCTACACGTTTGTGGAAAAACTACAATACTGATTATAAACCATTGGTTGAGTTTGCTAAGAAGAATCAATTGCATTTTGTAGCCAGTAATATTCCAAGACGATATGCATCACAGGTATTTAAGGGAGGCTTTGAAGTTTTGGATAAATTGAGTGATGAAGAGAAAGCCTGGATTACACCTTTGCCAGTTGCTTATGATCCAGAATTGCCAGGATATAAATCAATGAAGAAAATGGGCATGCATATGAGCGCCGATAAGCTGGAGAATTTTCCCAAAGCACAAGCCATAAAAGATGCAACTATGGCTCACGTTATTCTAAGTAACCTTAAGTCCGGACAGCAGTTTCTTCATTATAATGGCGCTTATCATTCGAACAATTACGAAGGTATCGTTTGGTATTTGAAACAAGCCAATCCAAACTTGAAAATTGCAACCATTTATACAGCTACAGCTAATCAAGTTAGAAAGATGGATAAAGATCTTAAGGGAAAGAATAACTATGTTATTGTTGTTCGTGAGGATATGACCAAGACATATTGA
- a CDS encoding FKBP-type peptidyl-prolyl cis-trans isomerase, with protein sequence MKYSLLALLFAFMISCKSTPEKDYASINEKQITNYIKINKLDATKSESGLYYTVDNAGEGAQPTSASTVQVAYRGSYLNGEVFDESSERGISFPLKRVIKGWTEGITYFKEGGKGKLLVPSHLGYGPYDTRGIPGGSVLIFDIHLISVK encoded by the coding sequence ATGAAATATAGCTTATTAGCCCTTTTGTTTGCTTTTATGATTTCGTGCAAGAGTACTCCCGAGAAAGATTATGCGAGCATAAATGAGAAACAAATTACCAATTATATAAAGATCAATAAATTGGACGCAACAAAGAGTGAGTCTGGTTTATATTATACCGTTGATAATGCAGGAGAAGGCGCCCAACCGACAAGTGCATCAACGGTTCAGGTAGCCTACAGAGGTTCTTATTTAAATGGAGAGGTTTTCGACGAGAGTAGTGAGAGAGGTATTTCGTTTCCGTTGAAGCGAGTTATAAAAGGATGGACCGAAGGCATCACTTATTTTAAAGAAGGTGGAAAAGGAAAGCTTTTAGTTCCTTCACACCTAGGCTATGGACCTTACGATACAAGAGGCATTCCAGGTGGTTCTGTTTTGATTTTCGATATTCATTTGATATCTGTAAAATAA
- a CDS encoding cupin domain-containing protein, producing MQTLEANQVIEKVSQYIDLDVVPFGQDKRSVVRVDTRKPMYGGEGVVYLLQMFDVDELINNRIGCFMVFLNKNDQAGFHDHGPRNEEEVYVVMHGEGMYSDKAGVDGEVRETKITKGNITAVSKEGFHSVQNTSDEPLIIFVITTNKA from the coding sequence ATGCAAACACTCGAAGCCAATCAGGTAATAGAAAAAGTGTCTCAGTACATCGATTTAGATGTTGTTCCGTTTGGACAAGACAAACGTTCGGTAGTACGTGTTGATACTCGTAAGCCAATGTATGGTGGCGAGGGAGTTGTTTATTTGCTGCAAATGTTCGATGTTGATGAATTAATTAATAATCGAATTGGTTGTTTTATGGTCTTTTTAAATAAGAATGATCAAGCCGGATTTCATGATCATGGGCCACGTAACGAGGAAGAAGTTTATGTGGTGATGCATGGCGAGGGAATGTATTCCGATAAAGCCGGTGTTGATGGCGAAGTTAGAGAAACGAAAATTACGAAAGGCAATATTACTGCTGTTAGTAAAGAGGGATTTCATTCGGTTCAAAACACCAGCGACGAACCACTTATTATATTTGTAATTACAACGAATAAGGCTTAA
- a CDS encoding NAD(P)-binding domain-containing protein, translating into MDLLLEEIIIYGSVFLLCLLVVVIYIRKQTRESRIVEQKIAQAKADGLHEPVSLHPVVDQHSCIKSGACITVCPEKDILGIRNGKATVINASQCIGHGACFHACPTQAISLCIGTEKRGFELPHVDQNFETNVPGIFIAGELGGMGLIRNAVEQGKQAIENLSKQIKKNSKAEYDVLIIGAGPAGIAASLMAKKNKLKFITLEQDSLGGTVFSFPRSKIVMTSPMDLPLYGKVKLYETSKTELLNLWEDVLQKNEISVSENTKVEVIEKTPELIKIKTKTGDEYTAQSVLISIGRRGSPRKLNVNGEGLEKVAYRLLEPEDISGKNITVVGGGDSAIESALLLADQNKVSLSYRKESFNRLKPKNSERIQAAISQGKLDVIFNSNIMQIEDKSLTLSKSNSEDEMTIANDLVYIFAGGELPTQFLKNSGIHITKKFGEAILKHE; encoded by the coding sequence ATGGATTTATTATTGGAAGAAATAATCATTTATGGAAGCGTATTCTTGCTTTGTCTTTTGGTTGTAGTGATCTATATCCGTAAACAGACAAGGGAATCTCGCATTGTTGAGCAAAAAATTGCACAAGCCAAAGCTGACGGATTGCATGAACCTGTGTCCTTACATCCCGTGGTCGATCAACATTCCTGCATCAAAAGTGGCGCCTGCATTACCGTTTGTCCCGAAAAAGATATTTTAGGAATCCGAAACGGCAAAGCAACCGTTATTAACGCATCGCAGTGCATTGGGCATGGCGCTTGTTTTCATGCCTGCCCGACTCAAGCCATCAGTTTGTGCATCGGAACCGAAAAGCGTGGCTTCGAATTGCCTCATGTCGATCAGAATTTTGAAACCAATGTGCCGGGTATTTTTATTGCTGGCGAATTGGGTGGCATGGGTTTAATTAGAAATGCGGTTGAACAAGGCAAACAAGCAATAGAAAATCTGAGCAAACAGATTAAGAAAAATAGCAAAGCCGAATACGATGTTTTAATTATTGGTGCCGGTCCTGCCGGGATAGCTGCATCATTAATGGCTAAAAAGAACAAGCTGAAATTTATTACGCTTGAACAGGATAGCTTGGGCGGAACCGTCTTTTCCTTTCCTCGTTCAAAAATCGTGATGACCTCTCCTATGGATCTTCCACTTTACGGAAAAGTAAAATTATACGAAACAAGCAAAACGGAGCTGCTCAATTTATGGGAAGATGTTCTGCAAAAAAATGAGATCAGCGTAAGCGAAAACACAAAGGTTGAAGTGATTGAAAAAACACCTGAGCTCATTAAAATAAAAACCAAAACGGGTGATGAGTACACTGCACAATCTGTTCTCATTAGCATTGGCCGACGTGGCAGTCCGCGCAAGCTAAATGTAAATGGTGAAGGTTTGGAAAAAGTAGCTTACCGATTGTTGGAACCCGAAGATATATCTGGCAAGAACATTACCGTTGTTGGCGGTGGGGATTCTGCTATTGAGTCGGCTCTTTTATTAGCCGATCAAAACAAAGTTAGCTTATCGTATCGCAAAGAATCCTTTAATCGATTGAAGCCTAAAAACAGTGAGCGAATTCAGGCTGCCATCAGTCAAGGCAAACTAGATGTTATCTTCAATTCCAATATCATGCAGATAGAGGATAAATCTCTAACACTTTCGAAAAGCAATTCGGAAGATGAAATGACCATAGCTAACGATTTGGTATACATTTTTGCTGGTGGCGAGCTGCCTACTCAGTTTCTTAAAAACTCAGGCATCCACATCACAAAGAAATTTGGCGAGGCAATCTTGAAACACGAATAA
- a CDS encoding sodium:solute symporter family transporter: MEKQAEFLKQFFTGAFITIVMTGLDQDMMQKNLSCKNLGEAKKNMYWYGFAFIPANLLFLMLGALLLIFAQHEGIAIPERGDDLFPMLATQHLGPVVGLFFLVGLMAAAYSSADSALTSLTTSFTVDILGADENDEVKTRKLRFISHVLFSVLLLIVILIFRAINDDSVIAAIFTIAGYTYGPLLGLYAFGLFTKLKVKDNLVPVVAILSLIICYILKDNSMEWFGWAIGFELLMINGALTFIGLWTIRK; this comes from the coding sequence TTGGAAAAGCAAGCAGAATTTCTTAAGCAGTTTTTTACTGGTGCTTTTATTACGATTGTAATGACAGGACTTGATCAGGATATGATGCAAAAGAATTTGAGTTGTAAAAATCTGGGCGAGGCGAAGAAGAATATGTATTGGTATGGTTTTGCTTTTATTCCGGCCAACCTGTTATTCCTAATGCTTGGAGCTCTACTTTTAATTTTTGCACAACACGAAGGTATTGCAATTCCTGAAAGAGGAGACGACCTGTTCCCTATGCTGGCAACTCAACATCTTGGGCCTGTTGTTGGTTTATTTTTTCTTGTAGGACTTATGGCAGCAGCTTATTCCAGTGCCGATTCAGCTCTAACTTCATTAACAACATCGTTTACAGTGGATATATTGGGTGCTGATGAGAATGATGAGGTGAAAACTCGAAAATTGAGATTCATATCGCATGTTCTGTTTTCTGTACTATTGTTAATTGTCATCCTGATCTTTAGAGCTATTAACGACGATTCCGTTATTGCTGCCATTTTTACCATTGCAGGATATACTTATGGTCCTTTGCTTGGTTTGTATGCTTTCGGTTTGTTCACGAAGTTAAAAGTGAAAGACAATTTGGTGCCTGTTGTAGCTATTTTATCACTTATCATCTGCTACATTTTAAAAGACAATTCGATGGAATGGTTCGGTTGGGCAATTGGTTTTGAATTGTTAATGATTAATGGAGCGCTTACCTTTATTGGCTTGTGGACTATTCGTAAATAG